In the Williamwhitmania sp. genome, one interval contains:
- a CDS encoding inositol monophosphatase family protein, which yields MNFESICRQVITLEEEVSQFIQREKATFTMSKVEVKGLHDFVSYVDKSSEKMLVKGLHEIMPEASFLAEEGTVEHVNAEYQWIIDPLDGTTNFVHGISPYAISVALMHENSVVVGVVLECSLNECFYAWKGSGAYLNGKEIKVSAATTINESLVATGFPYYDFSKMKSYQDSLEFFMQESHGIRRLGSAATDLVYVAAGRFELFYEYSLQPWDVAAGAFIVEQAGGKVSDFSGGNNYIFNKQIIAANANVFKESLAKIQGFFAEI from the coding sequence ATGAACTTTGAATCCATTTGCCGCCAAGTTATCACCCTTGAAGAAGAAGTAAGCCAGTTTATCCAAAGGGAAAAAGCAACTTTCACCATGAGCAAGGTGGAGGTTAAAGGCCTACATGACTTTGTGTCATATGTTGATAAATCCTCTGAAAAGATGCTGGTGAAAGGGCTGCACGAAATTATGCCTGAAGCCTCTTTCTTAGCCGAAGAGGGTACTGTGGAGCATGTAAATGCAGAATATCAATGGATTATCGACCCACTAGACGGAACGACCAATTTTGTTCACGGCATTTCACCTTATGCAATAAGTGTGGCGCTCATGCACGAGAATAGCGTGGTGGTTGGCGTGGTGCTGGAATGCTCGCTCAACGAGTGCTTCTATGCATGGAAAGGCAGTGGCGCCTACCTCAATGGAAAAGAAATTAAGGTATCGGCTGCAACTACCATCAACGAAAGCCTCGTTGCAACGGGATTTCCTTACTACGACTTTTCAAAGATGAAGTCCTACCAAGATTCTCTTGAATTTTTCATGCAAGAATCGCACGGCATCCGCAGATTGGGATCAGCAGCCACAGACTTAGTTTATGTAGCAGCAGGTAGGTTTGAACTTTTTTATGAGTATAGTCTTCAACCATGGGATGTTGCAGCTGGAGCTTTCATTGTTGAGCAGGCAGGTGGAAAAGTAAGTGATTTTAGTGGGGGAAATAATTATATATTCAACAAACAAATTATTGCTGCAAACGCCAACGTATTTAAGGAGTCTCTTGCAAAGATTCAAGGCTTCTTCGCAGAAATTTAA
- the mtaB gene encoding tRNA (N(6)-L-threonylcarbamoyladenosine(37)-C(2))-methylthiotransferase MtaB: protein MASNPNKRVAFITLGCKLNFSESSTIAREFEENGYRRVPPSSIAEVYVINTCSVTEHADKKCRQAIRKLISQSPNAKVVVTGCYAQLNPNELAAIEGVNIVVGASEKGNIFHLLNSNNSGNTDIYSCNIETVETIFPAYSSADRTRSFLKVQDGCNYHCSYCTIPLARGKSRNLPIAQIVSEAMAIATRGVKEIILTGVNIGDFGQTTSETFLNLIQELEIVDGIERYRISSIEPNLLTSEIIGHVAQSSKFLPHFHIPLQSGSNNILKAMRRRYTREQFAAKILEIKSAIPEAFIGIDVIVGFPGESIADFMDSYNLLEMLNVSFLHIFPYSVRPNTPAELMPERVSSTEISRRTHLLQNLSDKLHRQFYQDNLGRAVNVLFEARRKGDQMLGYTENYILVEAPFIKNMANTIVPAKLIGTTNIGTATIEITRP, encoded by the coding sequence ATGGCTTCTAACCCAAATAAAAGGGTGGCTTTTATCACGCTTGGCTGCAAACTGAATTTTTCAGAATCCTCAACCATTGCAAGGGAATTTGAGGAGAATGGATATCGTCGCGTGCCTCCCTCCTCTATCGCCGAGGTATATGTTATCAACACCTGCTCGGTAACTGAACATGCTGACAAGAAATGCCGCCAAGCTATTAGAAAACTAATCAGCCAATCGCCCAACGCCAAGGTAGTGGTTACCGGATGCTACGCTCAGCTCAACCCCAACGAATTAGCGGCCATTGAAGGGGTAAATATAGTAGTTGGAGCCTCAGAAAAGGGGAACATATTTCACCTACTTAATTCAAATAATAGTGGTAACACTGACATATACAGCTGCAACATAGAAACAGTTGAGACCATTTTCCCAGCATACTCTTCCGCCGATCGCACCCGATCGTTCCTTAAGGTTCAAGACGGATGCAACTACCACTGTAGTTACTGTACCATTCCTCTTGCCCGAGGGAAAAGCAGGAATTTACCCATAGCACAGATTGTCAGTGAGGCTATGGCGATTGCGACAAGAGGAGTTAAAGAAATCATTCTTACTGGAGTCAACATTGGAGATTTTGGCCAAACAACCAGCGAGACCTTTCTGAATCTTATCCAAGAACTTGAAATAGTTGATGGCATTGAGAGGTATAGGATTAGCTCAATTGAGCCAAATTTGTTAACATCAGAAATTATAGGCCACGTTGCCCAATCCTCAAAATTTTTACCTCACTTTCATATTCCACTACAGTCAGGTTCCAACAATATACTAAAGGCCATGAGGCGCCGATATACTCGGGAGCAATTCGCGGCAAAGATTTTGGAAATTAAAAGTGCAATTCCAGAGGCATTTATTGGAATCGACGTAATAGTAGGATTTCCGGGAGAGAGTATCGCCGACTTCATGGACAGCTACAACCTCCTTGAAATGTTAAACGTCTCTTTTCTGCATATTTTCCCATATTCGGTAAGGCCCAATACCCCAGCAGAGTTAATGCCCGAGAGGGTTTCCTCAACCGAAATTAGCCGAAGGACACACCTGCTCCAAAATCTTTCTGACAAGCTGCATCGGCAGTTTTACCAAGACAACCTTGGACGAGCAGTTAACGTGCTGTTTGAAGCACGACGTAAGGGAGACCAAATGCTTGGCTATACCGAAAATTACATTCTTGTTGAAGCCCCATTTATTAAAAACATGGCAAACACCATTGTTCCCGCCAAGCTCATTGGAACCACCAATATTGGAACTGCAACCATCGAAATAACAAGACCATGA